The genomic region TAGATTTTACCTTGACCGGCGATGATGAAAACTGGATCGGTAGAGTAGAAATCGATACAAATTTAGTTGAAGACCAAAGCAGAACCCATGTTAAGATATTTCATTAGTAGTTGCCTGGTTTTCCTTGTCGTATCGGGATATTCCCAATCCCAAAACAAACCTATTGACCTACAGCCCAAAGATACCATTGTATACAAACAAGAATATGGTCTAAGGGCGGGAATAGATCTTAGTAAATTGCTATTGACTTCATTAAACGACGATTATCAAGGCTTTGAGATTGTTGGGGATTATCGCCTTAACGAAAAACTTTTTCTTGCGGCCGAATTGGGCAATGAAAAGAAAACACAAACCGAAAGTGTAATAGAGGGCAGGGATCTTTATGACTATACCACCTCGGGGAGCTATTTAAAAGTGGGGGTAGATTATAATACGTACAAAAATTGGTACGGTGAGAACAATTCGGTTTTTGTGGGTGCCAGATATGCTATAAGTAGATATAATCAAACCTTGAACAATTTTAGGTATTACGATAGCAATAGGTATTGGAACGATGATTTTCCCGTGGGTTCTGCCGAACCTATTGATTTTGATGGGTTGACCGCATCTTGGATAGAATTGTTGTTCGGAGCCAAAGTTGAACTTTTTGCGAACATCTATATTGGAGCCAGTGTACGTTTGGGCATATTGGTCACCCAAGAAAAAGGGGTAAACAATTTATGGATACCCAGTTTTAATAAGGTAACGGACAATAGCAGATTTGGAGCAAACTATAATTATTCCATCTCATACTTTTTACCCTTGTACAAAAAAGAAAAAAAGAAGAAAGAACCTAAGGAGAGTATCAATTAAATTTCCTTGATTCCTTTTATAAAAATCCATTTCATCATCAACTTTTCTTTAATATCAGATTTGACAACCACAAATTTTGGAGCAAGTAGCGTAGCTACAATAGCTGAAATCAATACAAGGTATATACGCCCTAAACCAAAGAAATAGGATAACCCAAATCTCACAATCAAAAAAATAAGGGCAAATCCTAAAAAATTATACAATAGTGCTTTGTATTTTAATGTCATGTCTGGGACTCTTTATTATATTTTGCCTTTTTACTGCCCTCATATATTTCATACTTAACCAAACGGGATTCCAAATGACTATTAAACACCTTTATTTTTCTTGAAGGTCGCAATCCTACACATTTTAGGGCACCTAGATTGGAGGTAATGAACCATGCATTAGTACCCGGATAATTTCTTTTTAAGGTATCCCCTATATTGCTATAAAAATCTTCCATCTCAATATCCAATCTTTCCCCGTAGGGTGGGTTAAAGCACATATGCAACTGACCGTTGGATTGCTTTTTAGTCTTAAAAAAATTCTCATGTTTAACAGTTATATACTCAGCCAAGTTTGCGTTTTCTATATTATCCTGGGCTTTTCGTATCGCTGAAGGAGCCTTATCAAACCCTGTTATTTTATGATGAAACTCCCTTGTCTTTTTTAAACTGGCCTCTACGATTTTTTCATATAATTCTTCGTCAAAATCATGCCATTTTTCAAAGGCAAAACCTTTTCGGTTAATGTTGACAGGAATATTACAGGCAATCATGGCGGCTTCGGTAAGCATTGTACCACTGCCGCACATAGGGTCTAAAAAATCGCACTGGCCGTCCCAACCGCTCAACAATAAAAGCCCCGCAGCCAAAACCTCATTGATTGGGGCAATATTCGTTGCCGTTCTATAACCGCGATGGTGTAATGAAGATCCAGAGCTATCCAAAGAAACATTACAGGTATTGTTATGTATGTGGATGTTGATTCGCAAATCAGGTTGCTTAATGTCTACGTTGGGCCTTCGACCATCGGTATCGCGAAACTTATCTACTATGGCGTCCTTGGTTTTTTGTGAAACATAAAGAGAATGTGTAAAAATATCGGAACTCACCGTGGTGTCAATGGCAAAAGTTTCATCAACTGTTAGGTAATCCTTCCAATCCATATAATAAATCTTTCGATATAAATCTTTATCATCCCTAACCGGAAAAGAATGTATGGGCTTTATGATTTTTATGGCAGTTCGCAAGCAGAGGTTGGCCTTGTACATAAAACCGGTATCGCCTTCAAAAGATACATGTCTTACACCTTCTTTTACATGCCCTGCACCAAGGTTACGTAATTCTTTGGCCAATATTTCCTCAAAACCGAAAAGGGTTTTGGCGATCATTTTAAAATTATTACCCATAAGCTGCTTTTAACGTACCGCAAAAATACGTTAATTTTGAAGCCAAGGATATAAATCCTAAGATTATACAACTACCTAACCCATACTTGATGATTTATATTTTGCCCATTCTTGGGGTGGTTTTGAGTTTTATTTTTGTTTTAATCACCAGGCCTAAGAAAAAAGAGCATTTTAAATTGCTGTTGGCCTTTAGTGGGGCCTTTTTATTGGCACTTACCATTTTTGAGATGCTACCCGAGGTTTACGAGAATTCAGACCCTAAAATCGTAGGTATATTTATTATGCTGGGTATTTTACTTCAGATTTTTTTGGAGTTTTTTTCTAAAGGTGCCGAACATGGCCATGTACATCTGACCAGTGGTAATTCGGTTTTTCCTTGGCTATTGTTTATAAGTTTAAGCCTACATTCCTTACTAGAAGGCTTTCCCGCCCTTACCAACGATACGATTATTTATGGCATTTTAATACATAAAATTCCGATTGCCATTATCTTGTCCATATTTTTACTTGCCTCAAAATTAAAAATACAATATGTTGTTTTTTTTATATTGATGTTTTCGTTTATGACACCATTGGGAACCCTTCTAGCGGACAATGTTCCTTTTCTTTTAAAGTATGCAACATCAATAAATGCATTGGTCATAGGGGTCTTCCTTCATATTTCAACCGTTATTTTATTTGAAAGTTCCGAAGGGCATAAATTTAATCTAAGGAAATTATTGGTTATTGTTTTAGGAATCGTTATTGCTTATATACTTTAAGTATGATTTGGAATCGGAATGTAATATAATGTACTTGAACTTTTTAAAAGTTAATTCGTAGATTTTTTTATGTTCTATGGATATCTCCGTATATATTTGTAGTCCAAACCACACTTTTAATACCATGCACAAGCCTACCTTCCTATTTCTGATTGCTTTATTATATATTTTTAATTCCTGTTCCAATAGCTCCGATAATCCGGAAGAACCTGACGTCATAGCTCCTACCGTTTCAATATCCATTGCCGGTTTTCCCAACAATACCACTTCAGGGCCTATTGTAGTAAGCAATCGAATAGAAATTAATGTAGATGCCAAGGACGCAGGCGGTATAGCAAAAATTGAAGCTTTTATAGATGAACAGAAGGTAGGAGAGGATACCACAGCTCCCTATCAAATCATTATTGATGTTTCCTCGTTCGATTCAAAAGTGGTCAGTACCGATAAGTTTAAGGATTTTATTCTAAAGGTCTCTGCAACCGACATGGCCGGAAATGTTACTTCTACCCAACAAACGATAAACATAGACAACGAAATGCCATCGATTATGGGAGTTTCGTTGCAAGAAGGAACCACAATCAATGGAGATACCAACCCTGTGGTTTTTGAAGTTATGGACAATGAAGTGCTCAGCTCCGTAAAAACGTTTCTCAACGGAGAACTCTTATCGGAGGTTACCGATGGTAATTTCGTGGCCAATATCAATACGCTGAATTTAGATGATGGTGACAATATTTTTAAGATAGAGGCTATGGATTCCGCAGATAATCTATCAGTTTTTGAAGTGAATTTTATTTCCGATAATACAGGGCCTGAGATTAGTTTGGAGAACTTGGAAGATGGCCAAATCTTGGATGAGCTTATCTCCTTAAACCCACAAGTCACCGACGAATTCTCAGAGATAGCATCTTTGGAAGTGAAGTTAAGGGGAGAACAAATACAGTTTTTTGAAGACCTTGGAAATACAAATTTCGAGTTTAATCCCGAAACATATCCCGTTGGCGACTCAATGTTTACTTTTATTGCCATAGATGAATTAGGTAATGAAACGTCATTTAATATAAATAATAGTATTTTAAGGCTTCTCATCAAGGTATCCATACCTGAAGGGTTTTTAAGCTCTAGTTGGACTAGTTTTTGGGTTTTTGCATCAGAAATGGACGGGACTCCAATAGTTACTAAATCAGTTGCCTTACAGGATGACTTGATTCGGTTACATGCACCGACTGAATTTGATTTTGACAAAAAGTTTATGCTTACATTTTTAGCAGATGACAATTCTTTCTCTGATTCATTTAATAGGATAACCAATATTCAGGGAATTACAAGAGATAATTTGTCGGAAATAAATTTCAATTTACCCAGACGTCGTTCCGTATTAACTACTGCTACTATTCCGGTAACTGGGTTTGTTAATGAAGAATATATTGCAGGTCATGGCATAGACTATACTTTTAGCCATTTTAATTTTGAACAATCGGGCAATTTTGAAACCATTAGTCTTAATGATACAAACAATTCTTCCTCAAATTATTATCTCTACAGTAATAATTTGGAAAATTTCCCCTATGCCCATTATCGACTCTCCGAACCTTTGATCGATGGCCAAACCATTGACTTAAATGATTTTATTACGGATGCGGATATAGCAAGCTCATCATTTAATGTAAGTGGAGTTAGTTCTGTGGTTAATAATCAACTACAAATCCTAGGATTCGAAACTTCAAATGATAGTCAGAATGATATTTTTCATGAAATTTATAGAGGAAGCCCAGAGCTCATTTTCGGTGGAGTATACGAGTTTCATTATAATACAAATTTTGATTCTTATTCACATCAACTTGTACTAGATACGTACTTAACTAACCGAAAAGGGCTACCGGCGAGTAATTACTCAATACCTAATTGGTCATTAGATTATCAACAGTCGGGCAATGATATTACAATATCAAAATCAGGGGGAGATCATTCTTTGGGACGAATCAGGTTAAGTCCGGCTGATGGTTTGGGTGGCGATTATATAATGACAGTTTTGTTTGACAGTCAATCTGCAGATGTGATTACTCTTCCAGAAATACCCGAGGAGATGAAGGATTTGTCCTTATATACTGTGGCGCAAAATCAAGGGTTTGACTTTGAACAGGTGCATCTTACTTCTTTTGATAATATTACATCGTATGAGCAATACTTGGATTTAATTATCAAAAATAATAGGGATCACAACAGCTTTTCCAATACCGTAATAAGTAAAATGAAATCTACAAGTGATAGTGGCACCCCCTTCAATTCTTTTCATTTTAACTAAATGACTGCCAATAATATCAGAAAGTAATGTGAAATAGCCCCTCCCAAAACAAAAAAATGCCAGATTAAATGGTTGTATGGAATTTTTCGAATGGCATAGAACACAATCCCTATGGTATAGAAAGCACCTCCTAACATAAGTAATTGCATCCCCAAAGAAGTAGTTTGTTCCAATAAGCTCCTAAAATCCAGTACGATCAACCAGCCCATGATCAGGTAGAGTAATAGAGAGATATATTCGTATTTTCCCGTGAAAAAAAGTTTGAGCAAGGTACCTATGGCCGCAATACCCCATACCGTGTAAAAGATAGACCATCCGTTCCCGTTCACCAAAGTAATCAAAGCTACCGGAGTGTAGGTGCCCGCGATTAAAAAATAGATACTAATATGATCTAAAACCCTAAGCTTTCTTTTCAATTTAACATTGGAAACCGAATGATATAAGGTAGATGCCGTGAACAATAAGATTACAGAGACACCGTAAATCAAGATGCTTAAAGTAGCATAGGGACTTTTAGGCGCATGCTTATCCAATAGGAAATAAAGACCTATGATTCCCAATAAAATACCCAAGGCATGTGATAATGAGTTTAATCTTTCTTCTTGGTGATAAGACGATTTTTTTTCTACCAACTCGGTGGGGGAATTATTTGTACCGTTTACCATGTTTTATTATCATGTCTACGTTCTGCAACAAACTAATATATCGTAGTACATCACCCTCAACTGCTATAATATCAGCATATTTTCCCGGGGTTATTGTACCAACTTCATCGGAAACACCCATCCATAAAGATGGCCAATATGTAGCAGCTCGTATGGCATACATGGGGTCTATTCCGAACTCATTGACCCAAATATCCAACTCATTCCATGTAGATTGGCTATGAAACTTCAAGGGTATACCACTATCTGTACCTATTAATAGTACTACACCTGCATCCAACAATTGTTTGATTTTTGTTTGCAAAGTAGGCTTTCTAATAGGTGTTAATTGAAAATAAGGCAAACGGTCAGGATGTTTAATACTATTTTTAATATCGGTTATTACCGTATCCGGTAAACCTCTATGCCAAGAATCATTGTCCAGCTTTTCGGGATTATCACGTGTATATTCATAATTATAAAGTCCTTCAACGGTTGGGCACCAGAATAACGGACCTTTGCTCATATCGGCGGTTCGCTCCGAAATCATTTGCATGATATCATCCGGATATTGAGGAGCAGATGATAGTCCGGTATGCTCAAAACAATCAACATCTACCATTAGACCTCTTCTGATTTCTTCTGGCCTATGGCCATGGGCCACTACTTTTAAACCATTTTTATGTGCCTCGTCCACAATGGCCCTAAGCTCTTCCATGGTCATTTGATCTTGATCTATTAATTTGATAACATCCACACCTGCTTTCGCCAGTTTACGAATTTTCTTTTTACCATCTTCGGCTCCATATACCCCCCATCTAAAATCTTCCGTTCCCGGATAAGGTTTGTGCTGTATAAAAGGCCCTGATACATATAGAGTTGCACCAGGAATATCTCCGTTGTTGATTGCGTCGCGTACGGCTATACTTTCTTCTAAAGGAGCACCTAAATCACGAGCACTCGTAACCCCGGCCATCAATAACTGATGGGCTGAAGCTGGCATAATCACATCCTTGAACAATGGTGGGTATGTTTTGTCCCAATAGCTATAGTCGGCATGACCATTTATCATGGTGTGTACATGCATATCCCATAGGCCAGGTAATACTGTCATACCCTCTGTAGAAATAACTTCAGCATTTTCAGGAATTAACATATTATCTATGGTTCCAACAGATTTTATTTTTTTACCCTCAATAAGTACTACGCTATTTTTAATTGGTTCTGATCCATATCCATCAATAAGAGTTCCCCCAACCAATACTTTGATCTTATTGTCTTGAGAAGATGTGACGACTGTAATGGATAAGAATAAAAGAAGTAAAGATTTTTTAATCATAACATGGTTTTTGCTAAATATACTAAAAAGAATAGCTAAAAAGTTTGCTGAATCTTTTCATATATTGCAAATGTAGCGCCATACATGCCCCATAAAGGTTCCCCATAAAAAAAGGCCCTTCACGAATCGTGAAGGGCCTTCGAGGAAGGCGGCTCCCTACTCTCCCACTTGGTATAGCAGTACCATCGGCGCTGGCGGGCTTAACTTCCCTGTTCGGAATGGAAAGGGGTGGGCCCCGCCGCCATGGCCACCTAAGTTTTGCTCCCCTTCGTTTCCCCCCGAAGGGAAAATGCGAAAAGGGCGGTTTTTTAATGCTCCCCTACCGTACGGCGGATGCCGTGCGTAGCCGAAGCGTGACATAATAATGGGACGGTATCGCCGTACGTCTCGTACGTACACATGGCAATGCGCAATAGAAGTGTTCGAGGGGCGCACGGGGCGCAAGCTTACGGGCAATTAGTACCACTCGGCTACGGACGTTGCCGCCCTTGCACCTATGGCCTATCGACGTGGTAGTCTCCCACGGCCCTTTAAAGATATCCCATCTCGTGGCGGGTTTCGCGCTTATATGCTTTCAGCGCTTATCCCGTCCCGACTTAGCTACCCGGCGATGCCCTTGGCAGGACAACCGGTGCACCAGAGGTCGGTCCGGCCCGGTCCTCTCGTACTAGGGCCAGCGCCACTCAGATATCTAACGCCCGCAGTAGATAGAGACCGAACTGTCTCACGACGTTCTGAACCCAGCTCGCGTGCCACTTTAATGGGCGAACAGCCCAACCCTTGGGACCTTCTCCAGCCCCAGGATGTGACGAGCCGACATCGAGGTGCCAAACCCCCCCGTCGATGTGAGCTCTTGGGGGAGATCAGCCTGTTATCCCCGGCGTACCTTTTATCCTTTGAGCGATGGCCCTTCCATGCGGAACCACCGGATCACTATGCTCTAGTTTCCTACCTGTTCGACCTGTATGTCTCGCAGTCAAGCGCCCTTGTGCCATTGCACTCTGCACACGATTGCCAACCGTATTGAGGGCACCTTTAGAAGCCTCCGTTACTCTTTTGGAGGCGACCACCCCAGTCAAACTACCCACCACGCACTGTCCCCTTATGAAAGGGTTAGGCCCTAGACAAACGAAGGCTGGTATTTCAACAACGGATCCACGGCGCCTGGCGACGCCGCTTCGAATCCTCCCAGCTATCCTACACATCGGTTGCCCAAGGTCAATACGAAGCTATAGTAAAGGTGCACGGGGTCTTTTCGTCCCACTGCGGGTAACCGGCATCTTCACCGATACTACAATTTCACCGAGCTCATGGTCGAGACAGTGTCCAGATCGTTGCACCATTCGTGCAGGTCGGAACTTACCCGACAAGGAATTTCGCTACCTTAGGACCGTTATAGTTACGGCCGCCGTTTACCGGGGCTTCAGTTCGATGCGTCCTCCCGAAGGATTTACATCTCCCCTTAACCTTCCGGCACCGGGCAGGTGTCAGGCCCTATACGTCTTCTCTCGAATTGGCAGAGCCCTGTGTTTTTGATAAACAGTCGCCTGGACCTCTTCACTGCGGCCCCCCAAAGGGGGGCGACCCTTCTCCCGAAGTTACGGGTCTATTTTGCCTAGTTCCTTGACCATGAATCTCTCGAGCGCCTTAGAATGCTCATCCCGACCACCTGTGTCGGTTTACGGTACGGGCCGCATAGTTCGCTTTTCTTGGAAGTCGATACGCTGGATTATCGCCTTGGCCGTGGCCTCGGCGTACTATCGGGGCGTTGCCGCTCCCTTCAACGTGCGATTCCGTCTGCACGCACCAACCTCTCGCCTCCGTCGCTTTCGTCACTATGCGGGTACGGGAATGTTGACCCGTTGTCCATCCACTTCCCCCTTCGGGTCCGCGTTAGGTCCCGACTGACCCCCAGCTGATTAGCATAGCTGGGGAAACCTTGGTCTTTCGGCGTGCGGGTTTCTCGCCCGCATTATCGTTACTTATGCCTACATTTTCGTTTGTAACCGCTCCAGCGGCCCTCGCAGGTCCGCCTTCGGCGCCGTTACAATGCTCCCCTACCCCTTGTATGAATACAAGGCCATGGCTTCGGTAATATGCTTATGCCCGATCATTATCCATGCGGAACCGCTCGACCAGTGAGCTGTTACGCACTCTTTAAATGAATGGCTGCTTCCAAGCCAACATCCTGGCTGTCAATGCAGTTCCACCGCGTTTTGTCAACTTAGCATATATTTGGGGACCTTAGCCGATGGTCCGGGTTCTTTCCCTCTCGGACATGGACCTTAGCACCCATGCCCTCACTGCGCAGAAACGTTTCATAGCATTCGGAGTTTGTCAGGAATTGGTAGGCGGTGAAGCCCCCGCATCCAATCAGTAGCTCTACCTCTATGAAACTATCTACACGCTGCACCTAAATGCATTTCGGGGAGTACGAGCTATTTCCGAGCTTGATTGGCCTTTCACCCCTACCCACAGGTCATCCCAAGACTTTTCAACGTCAACGGGTTCGGTCCTCCACTGTGTGTTACCACAGCTTCAACCTGCCCATGGGTAGATCGCACGGTTTCGCGTCTACTACTACCGACTAAGGCGCCCTGTTAAGACTCGCTTTCGCTGCGGCTCCGCCCCTGAAGGGCTTAACCTTGCCGGTAAAAGTAACTCGTAGGCTCATTATGCAAAAGGCACGCCGTCACCCATATGGGCTCCGACCGCTTGTAGGCGTATGGTTTCAGGATCTATTTCACTCCGTTGTTCACGGTTCTTTTCACCTTTCCCTCACGGTACTGGTCCACTATCGGTCTCTCAGGAGTATTTAGTCTTGGCGGATGGTCCCGCCGGGTTCACACAGGGTTTCACGTGCCCCGCGCTACTCAGGATACCACTATCCAAAAGGTCTTTGCCTATACCGGGCTATCACCGTCTATGGCCGCTCTTTCCAAAGCGTTCTAGTTCATCGCTCCTCGAATCACGTGGTCCTACAACCCCATCGGTGCCGTGACACCGATGGTTTGGACTAATCCGATTTCGCTCGCCGCTACTCTCGGAATCACTATTGTTTTCTCCTCCTCCGGCTACTTAGATGTTTCAGTTCACCGGGTTCGCCTCCCTTGCGGGATACTATATCTTCAATATAGTGGGTTGCCCCATTCGGACACCCGCGGATCAAAGGTCATGTGCACCTCCCCGCGGATTTTCGCAGCTTATCGCGTCCTTCGTCGCCTCTGAGAGCCTAGGCATCCCCCATACGCCCTTCTCTTGCTTGTCGCACCTGTACCCGAAGGTACGGCGCCTCTCGTTTCCTCTATTGTTTTGTCATATGTAAATATGATCGTACGGTACCCATCCCCTAAAGGATATGGTACCATACCGTCCCAATATGTCAATGAACGTTGTGGCGGGTCGCCACTGACGGTTAGATATCAGCAACTCCCCTTTTGCGATGGCCCGGGATAAAATGGATTGTCCCAGGGCAACGCCCTGTGGAGAATATCGGAGTCGAACCGATGACCTCCTGCGTGCAAGGCAGGCGCTCTAGCCAGCTGAGCTAATCCCCCATATACTAGTAGTTAGTACATAGTAGTCAGTAGTCAGTACTTCCAACTACTACTCAACTTCTAGAATTTCCTTTCAATACTTTATTCTCAATGAACTTTTTCGTCAATCGGGTAAGTGTAAAAAAACCTTAACTCCATGACCCTTGACCGGCAGCTTTCGCCGCTTTGTAGTCTCAGGCAGACTCGAACTGCCGACCTCTACATTATCAGTGTAGCGCTCTAACCAGCTGAGCTATGAGACTGCTTCGGACACCGGCCCGAGACCCATGCCCTGTATATCGTGATAATGGGTACAGCTTGAGAAGGATCGGACCAATGGAGACAACGGGACCGGAGGGGCCCATCGCATATCGCGCCGTTTCTCTAGAAAGGAGGTGTTCCAGCCGCACCTTCCGGTACGGCTACCTTGTTACGACTTAGCCCTAGTTACCGGTCTTACCCTAGGCCGCTCCTTGCGGTGACGGACTTCAGGTACCCCCGGCTTCCATGGCTTGACGGGCGGTGTGTACAAGGCCCGGGAACGTATTCACCGGATCATGGCTGATATCCGATTACTAGCGATTCCAGCTTCACGGGGTCGAGTTGCAGACCCCGATCCGAACTGTGACCGGTTTTGTGGATCCGCTCCGCATCGCTGCGTGGCTTCCCGCTGTACCGGCCATTGTAGCACGTGTGTGGCCCAGGACGTAAGGGCCGTGATGATTTGACGTCGTCCCCACCTTCCTCGCGGTTTGCACCGGCAGTCCCGTTAGAGTCCCCATCTTTACATGCTGGCAACTAACGGTAGGGGTTGCGCTCGTTATAGGACTTAACCTGACACCTCACGGCACGAGCTGACGACAACCATGCAGCACCTTGCAAAATGCCCGAAGGAAAAGGTGTCTCCACCCCTGTCATAATGCATTTAAGCCCTGGTAAGGTTCCTCGCGTATCATCGAATTAAACCACATGCTCCACCGCTTGTGCGGGCCCCCGTCAATTCCTTTGAGTTTCATTCTTGCGAACGTACTCCCCAGGTGGGACACTTATCACTTTCGCTTGGCCGCCGAACCCGAAGGCCCGACAGCTAGTGTCCATCGTTTACGGCGTGGACTACCAGGGTATCTAATCCTGTTCGCTACCCACGCTTTCGTCCATCAGCGTCAATACATACCTAGTGAGCTGCCTTCGCGATCGGTGTTCTATGTAATATCTATGCATTTCACCGCTACACTACATATTCCGCCCACTTCGATATAATTCAAGACCTGCAGTATCAAAGGCCGTCCTACCGTTGAGCGGCAGACTTTCACCCCTGACTTACAGGCCCGCCTACGGACCCTTTAAACCCAATGATTCCGGATAACGCTCGGACCCTCCGTATTACCGCGGCTGCTGGCACGGAGTTAGCCGGTCCTTATTCTTACGGTA from Costertonia aggregata harbors:
- a CDS encoding amidohydrolase family protein, which encodes MIKKSLLLLFLSITVVTSSQDNKIKVLVGGTLIDGYGSEPIKNSVVLIEGKKIKSVGTIDNMLIPENAEVISTEGMTVLPGLWDMHVHTMINGHADYSYWDKTYPPLFKDVIMPASAHQLLMAGVTSARDLGAPLEESIAVRDAINNGDIPGATLYVSGPFIQHKPYPGTEDFRWGVYGAEDGKKKIRKLAKAGVDVIKLIDQDQMTMEELRAIVDEAHKNGLKVVAHGHRPEEIRRGLMVDVDCFEHTGLSSAPQYPDDIMQMISERTADMSKGPLFWCPTVEGLYNYEYTRDNPEKLDNDSWHRGLPDTVITDIKNSIKHPDRLPYFQLTPIRKPTLQTKIKQLLDAGVVLLIGTDSGIPLKFHSQSTWNELDIWVNEFGIDPMYAIRAATYWPSLWMGVSDEVGTITPGKYADIIAVEGDVLRYISLLQNVDMIIKHGKRYK
- a CDS encoding THUMP domain-containing class I SAM-dependent RNA methyltransferase yields the protein MGNNFKMIAKTLFGFEEILAKELRNLGAGHVKEGVRHVSFEGDTGFMYKANLCLRTAIKIIKPIHSFPVRDDKDLYRKIYYMDWKDYLTVDETFAIDTTVSSDIFTHSLYVSQKTKDAIVDKFRDTDGRRPNVDIKQPDLRINIHIHNNTCNVSLDSSGSSLHHRGYRTATNIAPINEVLAAGLLLLSGWDGQCDFLDPMCGSGTMLTEAAMIACNIPVNINRKGFAFEKWHDFDEELYEKIVEASLKKTREFHHKITGFDKAPSAIRKAQDNIENANLAEYITVKHENFFKTKKQSNGQLHMCFNPPYGERLDIEMEDFYSNIGDTLKRNYPGTNAWFITSNLGALKCVGLRPSRKIKVFNSHLESRLVKYEIYEGSKKAKYNKESQT
- the trhA gene encoding PAQR family membrane homeostasis protein TrhA, coding for MVNGTNNSPTELVEKKSSYHQEERLNSLSHALGILLGIIGLYFLLDKHAPKSPYATLSILIYGVSVILLFTASTLYHSVSNVKLKRKLRVLDHISIYFLIAGTYTPVALITLVNGNGWSIFYTVWGIAAIGTLLKLFFTGKYEYISLLLYLIMGWLIVLDFRSLLEQTTSLGMQLLMLGGAFYTIGIVFYAIRKIPYNHLIWHFFVLGGAISHYFLILLAVI
- a CDS encoding Ig-like domain-containing protein, which gives rise to MHKPTFLFLIALLYIFNSCSNSSDNPEEPDVIAPTVSISIAGFPNNTTSGPIVVSNRIEINVDAKDAGGIAKIEAFIDEQKVGEDTTAPYQIIIDVSSFDSKVVSTDKFKDFILKVSATDMAGNVTSTQQTINIDNEMPSIMGVSLQEGTTINGDTNPVVFEVMDNEVLSSVKTFLNGELLSEVTDGNFVANINTLNLDDGDNIFKIEAMDSADNLSVFEVNFISDNTGPEISLENLEDGQILDELISLNPQVTDEFSEIASLEVKLRGEQIQFFEDLGNTNFEFNPETYPVGDSMFTFIAIDELGNETSFNINNSILRLLIKVSIPEGFLSSSWTSFWVFASEMDGTPIVTKSVALQDDLIRLHAPTEFDFDKKFMLTFLADDNSFSDSFNRITNIQGITRDNLSEINFNLPRRRSVLTTATIPVTGFVNEEYIAGHGIDYTFSHFNFEQSGNFETISLNDTNNSSSNYYLYSNNLENFPYAHYRLSEPLIDGQTIDLNDFITDADIASSSFNVSGVSSVVNNQLQILGFETSNDSQNDIFHEIYRGSPELIFGGVYEFHYNTNFDSYSHQLVLDTYLTNRKGLPASNYSIPNWSLDYQQSGNDITISKSGGDHSLGRIRLSPADGLGGDYIMTVLFDSQSADVITLPEIPEEMKDLSLYTVAQNQGFDFEQVHLTSFDNITSYEQYLDLIIKNNRDHNSFSNTVISKMKSTSDSGTPFNSFHFN
- a CDS encoding DUF6048 family protein codes for the protein MLRYFISSCLVFLVVSGYSQSQNKPIDLQPKDTIVYKQEYGLRAGIDLSKLLLTSLNDDYQGFEIVGDYRLNEKLFLAAELGNEKKTQTESVIEGRDLYDYTTSGSYLKVGVDYNTYKNWYGENNSVFVGARYAISRYNQTLNNFRYYDSNRYWNDDFPVGSAEPIDFDGLTASWIELLFGAKVELFANIYIGASVRLGILVTQEKGVNNLWIPSFNKVTDNSRFGANYNYSISYFLPLYKKEKKKKEPKESIN
- a CDS encoding ZIP family metal transporter, with protein sequence MIYILPILGVVLSFIFVLITRPKKKEHFKLLLAFSGAFLLALTIFEMLPEVYENSDPKIVGIFIMLGILLQIFLEFFSKGAEHGHVHLTSGNSVFPWLLFISLSLHSLLEGFPALTNDTIIYGILIHKIPIAIILSIFLLASKLKIQYVVFFILMFSFMTPLGTLLADNVPFLLKYATSINALVIGVFLHISTVILFESSEGHKFNLRKLLVIVLGIVIAYIL